The following proteins come from a genomic window of Alnus glutinosa chromosome 10, dhAlnGlut1.1, whole genome shotgun sequence:
- the LOC133879478 gene encoding arabinogalactan protein 23-like encodes MEMKKMACAVLFAAASMSAVLAHGHGDYANYSPAQAPGPSSTGGASASLPVVGSMVGASLVSLVAYYLQ; translated from the coding sequence ATGGAGATGAAGAAGATGGCTTGTGCAGTCCTTTTCGCTGCAGCCTCAATGAGTGCAGTGTTGGCTCATGGCCATGGTGATTATGCTAACTACTCCCCAGCTCAGGCACCCGGACCAAGCAGTACTGGCGGTGCCTCGGCTAGCTTGCCTGTTGTTGGTTCTATGGTTGGTGCTTCTCTTGTGTCACTTGTGGCTTACTACCTGCAGTAG